From one Caldithrix abyssi DSM 13497 genomic stretch:
- a CDS encoding YitT family protein, whose protein sequence is MGRLFKNSIIIDYIFITLGGIFMALGIGVFLVDARVVPGGVSGLSMAFHYLSGGKLPVGTLIWIFNLPLYIWGIKELGKRFGARTFYGFTISSLFIDIFRGEFPGLHYKGLNQAASIIHLREHDFFFLILIGAVLLGLGLGIIFKFKGTTGGSDIVAAILQKRYGAKPGMSIMMIDFFVITFAGLIIYLKDLSGNTPAFALTLYAFFLLFISSYLIDLVLDGFDYARSALIISDHNDKIAQVIMERLSRGATALHGRGLYKNVDREVLLTVVSRKEITLLTEIIEEIDPTAFVIISNVHEVLGEGFRRRI, encoded by the coding sequence ATGGGAAGATTATTCAAGAACTCGATAATAATAGATTACATTTTTATTACTCTGGGCGGGATTTTTATGGCCCTGGGCATTGGCGTGTTTCTGGTGGATGCGCGCGTTGTGCCCGGCGGCGTTTCCGGCCTTTCCATGGCGTTTCATTATTTGTCCGGCGGTAAATTACCCGTGGGCACTTTAATTTGGATATTTAACCTTCCGCTTTACATCTGGGGCATTAAAGAGTTAGGCAAACGTTTTGGGGCGCGCACTTTTTACGGCTTTACCATCTCTTCATTGTTCATCGATATCTTTCGGGGGGAATTTCCGGGATTGCATTACAAAGGATTAAATCAGGCGGCGTCTATTATCCATCTACGAGAACACGATTTCTTTTTCCTCATTCTTATCGGAGCCGTTTTACTTGGGCTGGGACTGGGCATTATTTTTAAATTCAAAGGCACCACCGGGGGCTCTGATATTGTGGCCGCCATTCTGCAGAAACGCTACGGCGCAAAACCGGGCATGTCCATTATGATGATCGATTTTTTTGTTATCACCTTTGCCGGCCTTATTATTTATCTTAAAGATCTGTCCGGCAACACACCGGCCTTTGCCCTTACGCTGTACGCCTTCTTTTTACTTTTCATTTCCTCCTATTTAATCGATCTGGTGCTGGATGGCTTTGACTACGCTCGCTCCGCGTTGATTATCTCCGATCACAACGACAAAATCGCGCAGGTCATTATGGAGCGCTTGAGCCGTGGCGCCACAGCGCTGCATGGACGCGGATTGTACAAAAATGTGGATCGTGAAGTCCTGTTAACCGTGGTTTCAAGAAAAGAGATTACGCTCTTAACAGAAATCATTGAAGAGATCGATCCCACGGCCTTTGTGATCATAAGCAACGTACACGAAGTTCTCGGCGAGGGCTTTAGAAGGAGAATCTAA